AATTTGTCGCGCCTGCTGGAGCAGGTCGCGGCGGGCGAGGAGATCATCATCGCCAGGGCGGGCAAACCCGTCGCGCGCATCGTGCCATTGTCGAAACCCGATCCACGCAAGCCAGGCATTGCCAAAGGCGAAGTCACGGACGCTTTTTTCGAACCTCTTGCCGACGATGAGTTGGCGGCGTG
The DNA window shown above is from Gammaproteobacteria bacterium and carries:
- a CDS encoding type II toxin-antitoxin system Phd/YefM family antitoxin; this encodes MTTINIHEAKTNLSRLLEQVAAGEEIIIARAGKPVARIVPLSKPDPRKPGIAKGEVTDAFFEPLADDELAAWER